Proteins found in one Triticum aestivum cultivar Chinese Spring chromosome 4D, IWGSC CS RefSeq v2.1, whole genome shotgun sequence genomic segment:
- the LOC123100120 gene encoding uncharacterized protein: RIGSTRQAIPTGVSLQRLLKPSIKPSPESDSIFVPPAPDAAGSDWRNPAGGSGTSTSGPGTAVVAPGSGTSEPGPGTAAVGPGTAATQEAVADSNSPPPNPPTRVTVAVLTIEEVTAPSWAQPILNFLVNRELPTDEISARLVQRRAGAYAIINRELVKRSVTGVFQRCVEPEKGIAILKDIHQGECGHHAASRSLVAKAFRHGFFWPTALEDAKELVKCCKGCQVFSSKQHLPASALKTIPLTWPFAVWG; encoded by the coding sequence cggatcggctccacccgacaggctataccaaccggtgtctctctccagcgcctcctcaaaccgtctatcaagccgtctccagaatcggactctatcttcgtaccgcccgcccctgatgcagccggatccgactggaggaacccagcaggcggctcggggacttcgacaagcggcccggggactgccgtagtcgcacccggctcggggacttcagaacccggcccggggactgcagcagtcggcccggggactgcagcgacacaagaggcggtggccgactccaactctccaccacccaacccacccacccgggtcacagtggccgtactgacaatagaagaagtcacagctccatcatgggcccagcccatcctcaacttcctagtcaacagagagctgccgactgatgagatctcggcaagactagtgcaacgccgagccggagcatacgcaataataaacagagaacttgtcaagcgtagcgtcactggagtcttccagcgctgcgtcgagccagagaagggcatagcaatcctcaaggatatccaccaaggcgaatgcggccaccacgcagcctcaagatcacttgtcgccaaagctttccgccatggtttcttctggccgactgctttggaagatgccaaggaattagtcaaatgctgcaaaggatgccaagtcttcagttccaagcaacacctgccggcttctgcactcaagaccatccccctcacctggccctttgccgtttggggg